The genomic stretch GTCGGACATCGCCGGGTTCTCGCCCTCGATATACATGCCACGGATGCGCCTGGCGCTGGCGGCGTCCATGATCTCGACCACGGTGAGACCGGGTTCTTCTGCCAGCTTCGCACCCCACAGGGATTCGAAGCGGGCGCGCACTTCGGGCTCGGACACGCGTTGGTAGTCGGGGAACATCATCGGGATGAGGCCGGCGTCGGACGCACCCTGCACGTTGTTCTGCCCACGAAGCGGATGCAGGCCGGTGCCGGGGCGGCCGATCTGGCCAGTCATCAGCGCCAGCGCAATCAGGGCACGTACGTTATCCGTGCCGTGGGTGTGCTGCGACACGCCCATGCCCCAGAAGATGATGCTGTTGGGGCCGCGTGCGTAGGCGCGAGCCACTTCGCGCACGGTGTCGGCCTCGATGCCGGTGATCGGTGCCATGCGCTCGGGTGGGTATTGCAGTGCGGCTTCGCGGAAGGCATCAAAGCCTTCGGTGCGGGCGGCGATGAAGGCCGGATCGGTGAGGTCTTCCTCGATGATCACGCAGGCCATCGACAGCAGCAGCGCCACATCGGCATCGGGGCGGAACTGCAGCGTGCGCCAGGCGTGGCGGGCGAGCGGGGTCTGGCGCGGGTCCATCATCACCAGCTTCGATCCGCGCTCTGCGGCGTTCTTGATGAAGCTTGCCGCCACCGGGTGATTGGCTGCCGGGTTGGCGCCGATGACGATCATGAGATCGGCAAACTCGACGTCGCGCACCGGGTTGGACACCGCCCCCGAACCGATGCCTTCGAGCAGCGCCGCCACCGATGAGGCGTGACACAGCCGGGTGCAGTGGTCGACGTTGTGGGTGCCAAAGCCGGTACGCACCAGCTTCTGGAACAGGTAGGCCTCTTCGTTGCTGCCCTTGGCCGAGCCGAAGCCGGCCAGCGCGTGCGGGCCGTGCGCGCGCTTGATGCGGGCGAGCCCTACGGCGGCGAAGTCGAGCGCTTCTTCCCAACTGGCTTCGCGGAAGGCGGCGAGCGGGTTGGCGGGGTCGAGATTCACGCCCTTGGGGATGCCGGGCTTGCGGATCAGCGGTACGGTGAGGCGCTCGCGGTTGCGGCTGTAGGTGAAACCGTAGCGGCCCTTCACGCACAGCCGGCCGGCGTTGGCGGGGCCGTCGCGACCTTCGGCAAAGACGATCTTCTGCGCGGCGCCCTCGCCCGCCACATGGTAGGTGAGCTGGCAGCCGACACCGCAGAACGGGCACAGCGAATCGACCTTGCGCGTGGGGACGAAGCGCGGCGATTGCGGTGCGGCTGCGGTCTGCGCTGTGCTAGCGCTGACCGTGGCCGGTAGCAGCGCCCCGGTCGGACAGGCCTGCACGCATTCACCGCAGCCGACGCAGGTGGAGCTGCCCATGGCGACATCGAGGTCGAACACGATCTTCGAGGCGTCGCCCCGGTGGGCGTAGCCGATGACGTCGTTGACCTGCTCTTCGCGGCAGGCACGTACGCAGCGGTTGCACTGGATGCAGGCGGCCAGATTGACGGCGATGCCGGGGTGGCTGGTGTCGGTCGCGGGTTGTTCGCGCGGGGCAAAGCGGCTGGCGGTGACGCCGAGTTGGTCGCACCAGTGGGCAAGTTCGGAGTCGGCTTTCTCGGTTTCGGGTGCGACATCGGCACGCAGCAGTTCGAGCACCATGCGTTGCGAGGCGCGGGCGCGCTCGCTCTCGGCCTTGACCTTCATGCCGGGTTTGGGTGCGCGGCAGCACGACGGGGCGAGCACGCGCTCGCCGTCGATCTCGACCACGCAGGCGCGGCAGTTGCCGTCGGCACGCAGTCCGTCGGTGTAGCACAGGTGCGGGATATCGACGCCGGCACGGCGGGCGGCGAGCAGGATGGTTTCGCCGGGCGCTGCCTCGACGGTCTGGCCGTCGAGCTCGAAGGCGATGGTGTCGGTGGCGAGGGTCCCAGTGGTGAAGGTCGTCATGCTGCGCCCTCCCCTGCGCGCGCATCGGCTGGCGTGGCACCCACCTCATGCGGGAAATAGCGCAGCACCGAGCGCACCGGGTTGGGCGCGGCCTGGCCGAGGCCACAGATCGAGGCGTCCATCATCGCGCTGCCGAGTTCGTCGAGGAGCGGCGCATCCCACGTCTTCGCGGCCATCAGGCCGGCGGCCTTGGCGGTGCCAACGCGGCACGG from Parazoarcus communis encodes the following:
- the fdhF gene encoding formate dehydrogenase subunit alpha, whose protein sequence is MTTFTTGTLATDTIAFELDGQTVEAAPGETILLAARRAGVDIPHLCYTDGLRADGNCRACVVEIDGERVLAPSCCRAPKPGMKVKAESERARASQRMVLELLRADVAPETEKADSELAHWCDQLGVTASRFAPREQPATDTSHPGIAVNLAACIQCNRCVRACREEQVNDVIGYAHRGDASKIVFDLDVAMGSSTCVGCGECVQACPTGALLPATVSASTAQTAAAPQSPRFVPTRKVDSLCPFCGVGCQLTYHVAGEGAAQKIVFAEGRDGPANAGRLCVKGRYGFTYSRNRERLTVPLIRKPGIPKGVNLDPANPLAAFREASWEEALDFAAVGLARIKRAHGPHALAGFGSAKGSNEEAYLFQKLVRTGFGTHNVDHCTRLCHASSVAALLEGIGSGAVSNPVRDVEFADLMIVIGANPAANHPVAASFIKNAAERGSKLVMMDPRQTPLARHAWRTLQFRPDADVALLLSMACVIIEEDLTDPAFIAARTEGFDAFREAALQYPPERMAPITGIEADTVREVARAYARGPNSIIFWGMGVSQHTHGTDNVRALIALALMTGQIGRPGTGLHPLRGQNNVQGASDAGLIPMMFPDYQRVSEPEVRARFESLWGAKLAEEPGLTVVEIMDAASARRIRGMYIEGENPAMSDPDLEHARAALAGLEHLVVQDIFLTETAMLADVVLPASSLYEKSGSFTNTDRLVQMSQPVLPLPGEARQDWWIIQQIAQRMGLAWDYAGPAEIFAELTRAMPSYAGITWAALEGEGAVVAPKVAVEAPSQPVLFQTDFPTRNGLGRFVPVTPLPAAELPDADYPMVLITGRVLEHWHTGSMTRRADVLDALDPVPWCGMHPDDMAKISVAHGEHVILETRRGQIELEVRADEGVQRGSVFMAFCYVEAAANLLTQPALDPFGKIPEFKYCALRVRFKGVRVV